Sequence from the bacterium genome:
GCTATGACTTCCGCGATTCAGCAAACACAATTTCTGTCATGCCAGTACATACAAGAATCAACCGGATACCGCCCAGGAAGCTGTTCACTTGGCCGAATATTTGTCCAACCCCAACTTGATGCCGACCGCGCATGAACATGCGCGCCAATCTTGGGCGCGTCACCGGAGTGATCAGCCCTAATTGTGGTTGACCATATCGCAAACGCCCACGCAACAGCCTTTCGCGCCATCGAGGTACAGCATGAGTTGATTACAGATCTTTTTTGATCCCAAACAGCGAGAGAGTGGGGAAGACTTTTACCGCAATCGTTGGCCTTATGACAAGATTATTCGCAGCATGCACGGCGTGAATTGCACAGGTAAGATGCAGCTGGAATATCTACGTCAAGAATGGCATTGTCACGGGAAATGCAGGCGCCTGATTATCCGATTATTGACAAGGATATTCCGCCGTATGAACTGCGCGCGTTGCCAATTCGAATTTACCGTGGTATATCTACAGTCCGATCCAAGGCCAGTATCTCCTACCAGCGGAGCGCTGATTGATTTGTGGCGCGAAGCGAAACCCAGTTTCCTTGATGATCCTGTCGCGGCCAATTCGACCGTCTCAAACCAGAATCACGGATCGGGTTGAGCCACACTGCGCGGCAAGGGCGGCCTGCGCAGATTCAGTTGGGATGAAGTTCGCGAAATTCTTTCCGCCGCAAACATTCGCACCGTAATGAAGCACGGCCCCGATCGTGACATCGCGGGGTTCTCGCCGATTCCTGCGATGTCCATGGTGAGTTGCGCGTTTGGGCGCGCAGGCGCTTCATGCAACTGATGGGCGGCGTTTCCCTTTCACCCTACGATTGGTATTGCGATTTGCCGCCGGTCTGCCTGAAGTTTGGGGTGAACAAACCGATGTCGCTGAAAGTGGTGATTGGTTCAAGTCGAACTTCATTGCGGTTGTAGGTTCGAACGCCCTGATGAGACGCGCACGCCTGATGCGCATTTCTTGGTGGAAGCACGGCATCGCGGCGCAAAAGTCGCTGTCTTTTCTCCGACTTCTCGATGGTGTGTTCAAAGGTGTCCGATGAGTGGGTGCCGATTCATCAAGGGCAGGATTCGGCTTTCTGATGGCC
This genomic interval carries:
- a CDS encoding molybdopterin-dependent oxidoreductase — its product is MRGKGGLRRFSWDEVREILSAANIRTVMKHGPDRDIAGFSPIPAMSMVSCAFGRAGASCN